The following proteins are encoded in a genomic region of Cryptomeria japonica chromosome 11, Sugi_1.0, whole genome shotgun sequence:
- the LOC131070813 gene encoding putative oxidoreductase TDA3 — protein MIQYSGSTKPLICNCTPIPIPCLLRRKKKSRYLKIHLTTMQSSSSSSSADLAATPKKVIVCGADVIGACTAYFLAQKGAQVTVVEKSAPACAASGKAGGFLALDWCDRGPLSALARHSFHLHGHLADLLSGTTAYAFRRLETLALTIQEAGLPKRGVKLPEWVDGPATRASSIGTTQTTAQLHPYLFTRKILDTAVEKYGVNVAKGEVKEVSLSDGNVATGVVMDDGEVLLGECVVLAMGPWSAKFSVISGLCRISGVKAHSIVVRPQVPEAIGPHALFLSYKTTEGVSMDPEVYPRPTGEVYICGMSEEVEVPDDPQQIQPRKESIRMLQRVAQTVSSHLGNAELQAEQACFLPYCEDGRPVIGKIPDMVGVYVATGHSCWGILNAPATGESLAELIIDGQAKSVDLKPFDPVRFKRAFKKVSVF, from the exons ATGATACAATACAGTGGCAGCACTAAACCCTTAATCTGCAATTGCACACCAATTCCAATCCCATGTCTGCTGCGGAGAAAAAAAAAATCGAGGTACCTTAAAATTCATCTCACTACAAtgcaatcatcatcatcctcatcttctgcAGACCTCGCTGCAACCCCTAAAAAGGTGATAGTTTGTGGCGCCGACGTAATAGGCGCATGCACTGCCTACTTCCTAGCGCAGAAGGGCGCTCAGGTGACCGTGGTGGAAAAGTCGGCCCCCGCGTGTGCTGCCTCTGGCAAGGCTGGTGGCTTCTTAGCCCTCGACTGGTGCGACAGAGGCCCGCTTTCTGCCCTAGCCCGCCACAGCTTCCATCTCCACGGTCACCTGGCGGATCTTCTCAGCGGAACGACTGCTTACGCTTTCCGCCGTCTTGAAACCCTAGCCCTGACAATCCAGGAGGCGGGGCTTCCCAAGCGAGGGGTGAAGCTGCCAGAGTGGGTTGACGGGCCTGCCACGCGTGCGTCTTCTATTGGGACAACCCAGACGACAGCTCAGCTGCATCCCTATCTTTTCACCCGGAAGATTCTAGATACTGCTGTGGAGAAGTATGGAGTAAATGTGGCTAAGGGCGAGGTTAAGGAAGTGAGTTTAAGTGACGGTAATGTTGCGACAGGGGTTGTGATGGATGATGGAGAGGTTTTGCTGGGGGAGTGTGTGGTTTTGGCAATGGGGCCCTGGTCCGCTAAGTTTTCGGTCATATCGGGGTTGTGCAGGATATCGGGGGTTAAGGCGCATAGCATTGTGGTCAGGCCACAGGTGCCCGAAGCCATAGGACCGCACGCTTTGTTTTTGAGTTATAAGACCACGGAGGGCGTGTCCATGGATCCCGAAGTGTACCCACGTCCAACAG GTGAGGTATACATCTGTGGCATGTCAGAGGAGGTAGAAGTCCCAGACGACCCTCAGCAAATTCAACCTCGGAAGGAGTCTATAAGAATGCTACAGAGGGTAGCTCAAACAGTCTCAAGTCATTTAGGAAACGCGGAACTACAAGCAGAGCAGGCTTGTTTTTTGCCTTATTGTGAGGATGGCAGACCAGTTATTGGTAAGATTCCTGATATGGTTGGTGTTTATGTAGCTACAGGCCATAGCTGCTGGGGCATTCTGAATGCACCTGCTACTGGAGAATCTTTGGCTGAACTTATCATCGATGGACAAGCAAAAAGTGTAGATTTAAAGCCCTTTGATCCTGTTAGATTCAAGCGAGCATTCAAGAAGGTTTCGGTCTTTTAG
- the LOC131060317 gene encoding putative oxidoreductase TDA3 translates to MTQYSRSTSPLICRYTPIPVPFLLRRKQISINHKIHPIIMQSSSSSSSSNPTESPKKVIVCGAGVIGACTAYFLAQKGAHVTVVEKSAPACAASGKAGGFLALDWCDNGPLSALARRSFYLHGHLADLLSGPTAYAFRRLETLALTIQEAAPPKQGLKLPEWVDGPATRASSIGTTQTTAQLHPYLFTRKILDTAVEKYGVTVVKGEVKEVRLSEGNVASGVAVDDGEVLLGECVVLAMGPWSAKSTVISGLCRISGLKVHSIVLRPQVPEAIGPQALSLRYKTAEGVSLDDHEVYPRPTGQVVIGFVYEDKESDDGDEESDDDSDGDDDDDSDDDEQVCGG, encoded by the exons ATGACACAATACAGTCGCAGTACTTCACCATTAATCTGCAGATACACACCAATTCCAGTCCCATTTCTGCTGCGGAGAAAACAAATTTCAATAAACCATAAAATTCATCCCATCATAATGCAAtcgtcatcatcctcatcctcttcaaaCCCCACCGAAAGCCCTAAAAAGGTAATAGTTTGCGGCGCCGGCGTAATAGGCGCCTGCACAGCCTATTTCCTAGCCCAGAAGGGCGCTCATGTGACCGTAGTGGAAAAGTCGGCCCCTGCCTGCGCCGCATCTGGAAAGGCCGGCGGCTTCTTAGCCCTCGACTGGTGCGACAATGGCCCCCTCTCCGCCCTCGCCCGCCGCAGCTTCTACCTCCACGGTCACCTGGCCGACCTCCTCAGCGGACCGACCGCTTACGCCTTCCGCCGTCTTGAAACCCTAGCCCTAACAATCCAGGAAGCGGCGCCGCCAAAGCAAGGGTTGAAGCTGCCAGAATGGGTCGATGGGCCTGCCACGCGTGCGTCTTCCATTGGTACAACTCAGACGACAGCTCAGCTGCATCCCTATCTTTTCACCCGGAAGATTCTGGATACTGCTGTGGAGAAGTATGGAGTAACTGTAGTTAAGGGCGAGGTTAAGGAAGTGAGGTTAAGTGAGGGTAATGTTGCGAGTGGAGTTGCGGTGGATGATGGAGAGGTTTTGTTGGGGGAGTGTGTGGTTTTGGCAATGGGCCCCTGGTCTGCTAAGAGCACGGTCATATCGGGGCTTTGCAGGATATCGGGGCTTAAGGTGCATAGCATTGTGTTGAGGCCTCAGGTGCCTGAAGCCATAGGACCGCAGGCTTTGTCTCTGAGGTATAAGACTGCGGAGGGCGTGTCCTTGGATGATCACGAAGTGTATCCACGTCCTACGGGTCag GTGGTGATTGGCTTTGTTTATGAAGATAAAGAAAGTGATGATGGAGATGAAGAAAGTGATGATGatagtgatggtgatgatgatgatgatagtgatgatgatgagcaaGTGTGTGGAGGGTGA